The following proteins come from a genomic window of Aspergillus luchuensis IFO 4308 DNA, chromosome 3, nearly complete sequence:
- a CDS encoding putative poly(ADP)-ribose polymerase PARP (COG:L;~EggNog:ENOG410PKWZ;~InterPro:IPR036616,IPR036420,IPR001357,IPR012317, IPR008893,IPR004102,IPR036930;~PFAM:PF12738,PF00644,PF00533,PF02877,PF05406;~go_function: GO:0003950 - NAD+ ADP-ribosyltransferase activity [Evidence IEA];~go_process: GO:0006471 - protein ADP-ribosylation [Evidence IEA]), with protein MTGQAFKGLVIAVAGSFRGYTQASLKTIVQRHGGTFSSAVTEDCTHLVTTQREVDNKSVKYTQARKVYTCNIVSLDWLIESDSEGKKLDEKKFLMGSDVKKDDGPESPKKRTLEEALGINEDGSTKKLKDAQTVGTKGINVPVDEICPLRVTHAVYIDPTGLIWDATLNQTSATNNNNKFYRIQLLHRNNEFKTWTHWGRVGEHGQNALLGNGNLDEAEYEFKKKFKDKSGLTWEKRLDPPKKGKYTFIEKNYEDDTEDEDEGEDKVVAKKPTKPKVEEVKCTLSPPIQDLVSFIFNKDLFQSTMASMSYDAQKLPLGKLSKRTLQNGFQALKDLSELIATPALASTKYDTSFAAAVEHLSNLYFTVIPHAFGRNRPPVLGNDTLLKKEIELLEALTDMEVANNIMKEAKNTDTVHPLDRQFQGLNMQEMTPLEHTSTEFIELANYLNQSRGHTHGIQYKVINIFRIERQGEKDRFQSSQYSNIKNSCRRLLWHGSRSTNFGGILSQGLRIAPPEAPVSGYMFGKGVYFADMSTKSANYCCSWGSGNRGLLLLCDVEVGNPMYELDTASYNAGQEAKGQAKIATLGRGRSIPGGWKDAGCVNEDLKGVLMPDVQVPTTNANSRGLMYNEYIVYDVAQIQQKYLFHVNMR; from the exons ATGACCGGCCAAGCTTTCAAGGGCTTGGTCATAGCCGTTGCTGGGTCCTTTCGCGGCTATACACAAG CAAGTCTGAAGACTATCGTTCAGCGTCATGGGGGAACATTCAGCTCAGCGGTAACAGAAGATTGCACCCACCTAGTGACCACTCAGAGGGAAGTGGACAACAAGAGTGTCAAAT ACACGCAGGCTCGCAAGGTCTACACCTGCAACATCGTCTCCCTGGACTGGCTTATCGAGTCAGACAGTGAAGGAAAGAagttggatgagaagaaatTCCTGATGGGCTCCGACGTCAAGAAAGATGATGGACCGGAAAGTCCAAAGAAGCGTACCTTAGAAGAGGCTCTGGGAATCAATGAGGATGGAAGTacgaagaagctcaaggacgCACAGACGGTTGGCACCAAAGGAATCAACGTTCCTGTTGATGAAATATGTCCTCTTCGAG TAACTCATGCCGTATACATTGATCCCACTGGCCTCATCTGGGATGCGACACTTAATCAGACGAGTGCGACCAATAATAACAACAAATTCTACCGCATTCAGCTTCTCCACAGAAACAACGAGTTCAAAACTTGGACCCACTGGGGCCGGGTGGGCGAACATGGACAAAATGCTTTACTGGGTAATGGGAACTTGGATGAGGCAGAGTATGAGTTCAAGAAAAAGTTCAAGGACAAGTCAGGCTTGACCTGGGAGAAACGCTTGGATCCACCAAAGAAGGGTAAATATACCTTCATTGAAAAGAACTACGAGGACGACacggaagacgaagacgagggtGAAGACAAAGTCGTCGCGAAGAAACCCACCAAGCCCAAGGTAGAGGAAGTGAAATGCACCTTATCGCCACCTATCCAAGACCTCGTGtcattcatcttcaacaaggATCTTTTTCAgtccaccatggcctccATGTCCTACGACGCTCAGAAATTGCCTTTGGGAAAACTGAGCAAGCGCACCCTCCAGAACGGTTTTCAGGCACTGAAGGATTTGTCAGAGCTTATTGCCACACCTGCCCTGGCGAGTACAAAATATGATACTAGCTTTGCTGCCGCAGTGGAGCACCTCAGCAACCTATACTTTACCGTGATCCCCCATGCGTTTGGACGCAACAGGCCCCCAGTGTTGGGCAACGACACATTGCTCAAGAAAGAGATCGAACTGCTGGAGGCATTGACGGATATGGAAGTTGCGAACAATATTATGAAAGAGGCCAAGAACACCGATACAGTTCACCCTCTCGACCGTCAGTTTCAGGGCTTGAATATGCAAGAGATGACACCAT TGGAACACACATCAACCGAATTCATTGAGCTGGCCAACTACCTCAACCAGTCTCGCGGTCACACCCATGGCATTCAATACAAG GTCATAAACATCTTCCGCATCGAGCGCCAAGGCGAGAAAGACCGGTTCCAATCATCCCAGTACTCCAATATCAAGAATTCCTGTCGCCGTCTTTTGTGGCACGGTTCCCGCAGCACCAATTTCGGTGGTATCCTAAGCCAGGGTCTACGTATTGCACCGCCCGAGGCCCCCGTCAGCGGATACATGTTCGGCAAAGGTGTCTACTTCGCGGACATGTCGACCAAGTCAGCGAATTACTGCTGCTCTTGGGGGAGTGGAAACCGGGGGCTACTCCTCCTTTGTGACGTTGAGGTCGGCAATCCCATGTATGAGCTGGACACGGCAAGCTACAACGCGGGCCAGGAAGCGAAAGGGCAGGCCAAGATTGCTACCCTTGGTCGCGGTCGGTCGATCCCTGGAGGATGGAAAGACGCTGGCTGTGTCAACGAAGATCTGAAGGGGGTGTTGATGCCCGATGTGCAGGTGCCAACCACTAATGCCAACTCGAGGGGGCTGATGTACAATGAGTACATTGTGTATGATGTGGCGCAGATCCAGCAGAAGTATCTGTTCCATGTCAACATGCGGTAG
- a CDS encoding MFS transporter (COG:G;~EggNog:ENOG410Q1FC;~InterPro:IPR020846,IPR011701,IPR036259;~PFAM:PF07690;~TransMembrane:12 (i143-164o176-199i211-228o234-257i269-288o300-320i376-400o412-434i455-474o480-505i512-537o549-571i);~go_function: GO:0022857 - transmembrane transporter activity [Evidence IEA];~go_process: GO:0055085 - transmembrane transport [Evidence IEA]) has translation MSPIDEQLEMAEVDARPHTNGASKEEGLERPSSSGTTGSTSYSSSIEYNPQLHTLHSRNTELDLERHRTATSHALSRIETQRLQHQLTVGESVKSRASRAPLPRMGANKDYPPPLPDREDYVVEFDGPEDPLYPQNWKLGTKIYISAILAFTSICSTFDSAIFSSSTTNVARVFGVGIEVATLSSSLYICGYASGPLVWAPLSELKGRKPPILVAMLGFGIFNTAVAVAKDLQTIMICRFFCGVFGSCPLAVVAAVFSDIYNNRTRGVAIAMFSSTVFLGPLLAPFIGGFINSSYLGWRWTAYIPAFMGYAAFVLNMFFLKESYPPIILVSKASELRRRTKNWGIHAKQEEIEVDLRELLVNNFSRPLRLLFGEPLILAVTIYLSFIYGLLYCFLTAYTLVFQGVYGMSAGVGGLTLFGMVVGLFIAASYIIFASRGYNKKLEANGGIPVPEWRLPPVIIGGVLFAAGLFWFGWTGFTKSIHWIVPTLSGLFTGFGLLIIFIQLFNYLIDTYLMFAASAIAANTFCRSLVAASFPLFSRQMFNNMGIQWAATLLGCVASILVPIPVAFYFYGKNLRKRSKFAPFYDKVAESHAEDPVEENGVAEH, from the exons ATGTCTCCCATCGACGAGCAACTAGAGATGGCGGAGGTCGATGCTCGGCCCCATACTAATGGCGCGAGCAAGGAGGAAGGCCTCGAgaggccatcatcttcaggcACCACTGGCTCGACCAGTTATAGTAGCTCGATTGAATACAATCCCCAGCTGCACACTCTCCATTCGCGAAACACTGAACTCGACCTAGAGCGTCATCGCACGGCCACTTCCCATGCCCTAAGCAGAATCGAAACCCAACGGCTTCAGCATCAGTTGACCGTGGGTGAAAGCGTCAAGTCTCGCGCCTCCCGAGCGCCCTTACCTCGCATGGGCGCCAACAAGGATTATCCACCCCCTCTTCCCGATCGAGAAGACTATGTCGTCGAATTTGACGGCCCCGAGGATCCTCTATACCCCCAGAACTGGAAATTGGGGACGAA GATTTACATCAGCgccatcctcgccttcaCCAGTATCTGCAGTACCTTCGATTCGGCtatcttcagctcctctACCACCAACGTTGCGCGGGTGTTCGGTGTAGGCATTGAAGTCGCCACCCTGTCGAGTTCGTTGTATATCTGCGGTTATGCGTCCGGACCCTTGGTGTGGGCACCCCTCTCCGAGCTGAAGGGACGGAAGCCACCCATTCTGGTGGCTATGTTGGGATTCGGTATTTTCAACACCGCTGTCGCTGTCGCCAAGGATTTGCAGACGATCATGATCTGTCGCTTCTTCTGTGGTGTCTTTGGCAGTTGTCCGCTGGCGGTTGTGGCTGCCGTTTTCTCCGATATCTATAACAACCGCACCCGTGGTGTCGCTATTGCCATGTTCTCCAGCACAGTGTTCCTGGGTCCGCTTCTGGCTCCATTTATCGGTGGTTTCATCAACTCATCGTACCTCGGTTGGCGCTGGACCGCCTACATTCCCGCGTTCATGGGCTATGCCGCCTTCGTGTTGAACATGTTCTTTTTGAAGGAATCCTATCCGCCGATTATTCTGGTCTCAAAAGCTTCGGAACTGCGCCGTCGCACAAAGAACTGGGGCATCCACGCCAAGCAGGAGGAAATCGAGGTTGACTTGCGGGAGTTACTcgtcaacaacttctcccgTCCCCTTCGGCTGCTCTTTGGCGAGCCATTGATTCTGGCGGTGACAATCTATCTCAGTTTCATCTATGGCTTGTTGTACTGCTTCCTGACAGCCTACACACTCGTCTTCCAGGGCGTGTACGGCATGtctgctggtgttggtggattgACGTTATTCGGCATGGTGGTTGGTTTGTTCATTGCGGCCTCCTATATCATTTTCGCTAGTCGGGGGTACAACAAGAAGTTAGAGGCCAATGGGGGCATTCCCGTCCCTGAATGGCGTTTGCCGCCTGTGATTATCGGTGGTGTGCTCTTCGCTGCAGGGCTGTTCTGGTTCGGTTGGACCGGTTTCACGAAGAGTATCCATTGGATTGTACCCACACTGAGTGGATTGTTCACTGGATTTGGTCTgttgatcatcttcatccagctGTTCAACTATCTGATTGATACCTACCTGATGTT TGCCGCATCGGCTATCGCAGCGAACACCTTCTGTCGTTCCCTGGTGGCAGCCAgcttccccctcttctcgCGTCAGATGTTCAACAACATGGGCATTCAGTGGGCCGCCACGCTGCTGGGCTGCGTGGCGTCTATTCTGGTGCCTATCCCGGTTGCTTTCTATTTCTATGGTAAGAACCTGAGGAAGCGGAGCAAGTTTGCTCCGTTTTATGATAAGGTTGCCGAGTCTCATGCGGAGGAtccggtggaggagaacGGCGTCGCGGAGCACTAA
- a CDS encoding ketopantoate reductase family protein (COG:H;~EggNog:ENOG410PMYW;~InterPro:IPR003710,IPR013752,IPR036291,IPR013332, IPR008927,IPR013328;~PFAM:PF02558,PF08546;~go_function: GO:0008677 - 2-dehydropantoate 2-reductase activity [Evidence IEA];~go_function: GO:0016491 - oxidoreductase activity [Evidence IEA];~go_process: GO:0015940 - pantothenate biosynthetic process [Evidence IEA];~go_process: GO:0055114 - oxidation-reduction process [Evidence IEA]) — protein sequence MASQRIHLIGLGSIGTLIAHSLRSLPAPPPMTLLLHRESAYHGFLSAGSKLRLQIGEDGPTQESTGYDAELLQGESPIHHLVVAVKASATIPALRSIQHRLGRHSVICLFQNGLGQIEELNERLFTDPLTRPTYMFGIMRHGVYIKAPFEAVLAGLTGSCALGIVNDGQQASSLSSPSTASAQSRFLIDRLVEAPIVRCSEMPWMELHQAQLLKLATNCVVNPLTALLDVRNGSLLANPELQEMQHQLLQEISLVFRRLPELQGLPDVQEQFSVARLEEQLIGNIEKTASNSSSMREDVRAGRATEIAFINGWIVRRGQQLGLECPTNRCLTQLILTKTSQGR from the coding sequence ATGGCATCCCAGCGGATTCACCTCATCGGACTTGGAAGCATCGGGACCCTTATCGCTCACTCGCTTCGCTCCCTCCCCGCGCCCCCGCCTATGACCCTTCTGCTCCATCGCGAGTCGGCATACCACGGCTTTCTCTCTGCGGGGAGCAAGCTGCGTCTCCAAATTGGAGAAGACGGACCAACACAAGAGAGTACCGGGTACGACGCCGAACTCTTGCAGGGTGAATcgcccatccatcacctAGTTGTAGCGGTCAAGGCGAGCGCAACCATCCCTGCTCTCCGATCGATCCAGCACCGGCTCGGACGGCATTCCGTTATCTGTCTCTTCCAAAATGGCCTAGGGCAGATCGAAGAGCTCAATGAGCGCCTATTCACAGACCCGCTGACACGACCGACATACATGTTTGGCATTATGCGCCATGGGGTCTACATAAAAGCGCCGTTTGAAGCCGTGCTGGCGGGGCTGACCGGATCATGTGCTCTGGGGATCGTCAACGATGGCCAGCAGGCATCCTCAttatcatctccatcaacagcATCCGCCCAATCTCGATTTCTCATCGACCGGCTGGTCGAAGCACCGATCGTCCGATGTTCCGAAATGCCGTGGATGGAGCTCCACCAGGCCCAGCTGTTGAAACTGGCGACCAACTGTGTGGTCAATCCATTGACGGCACTGCTGGATGTGCGGAACGGCTCGCTGTTAGCTAACCCCGAGCTGCAGGAGATGCAAcatcagcttctccaggagATCTCGCTGGTGTTCCGTCGTCTTCCGGAACTTCAGGGTCTACCCGACGTGCAGGAACAATTTTCCGTAGCCAGACTTGAGGAGCAATTGATCGGGAACATTGAGAAGACGGCCAGTAATTCCAGCAGTATGCGGGAGGATGTGCGAGCAGGTCGAGCCACGGAGATTGCGTTCAtcaatggatggatagtGCGACGGGGCCAGCAACTGGGGCTGGAATGTCCTACAAATCGGTGCCTGACCCAGCTAATCCTGACTAAGACTAGCCAAGGACGCTAA
- a CDS encoding sterol desaturase family protein (COG:S;~EggNog:ENOG410PKRT;~InterPro:IPR006694;~PFAM:PF04116;~TransMembrane:3 (i63-81o87-105i171-191o);~go_function: GO:0005506 - iron ion binding [Evidence IEA];~go_function: GO:0016491 - oxidoreductase activity [Evidence IEA];~go_process: GO:0008610 - lipid biosynthetic process [Evidence IEA];~go_process: GO:0055114 - oxidation-reduction process [Evidence IEA]), whose product MSGTHPNPKDSMKSTWRRLDRAEWSVWHWFFEILGVHPSNLDKEVPVHPKTEKVPYMRSWSQHLWILYHALLPLAVHHVYVSYTGHNFTAVGAFILYSVAFKLIAIHQLQVMRRMGHVLGFLDGDQHGRDGVPDVGVAKVVRSLLSTSTFRPIMTVFLSYRVSQAPAQMSWGWLPLEIGLYGIIIDFWFYWYHRLMHDVGSLWKYHRTHHLTKHPNPLLTLYADTEQEFFDIAGIPLMTYFSMKLMGMPMGFYEWWICHQYVMFTELAGHSGLRMHASPPSTLDWLLKLIGAELVIEDHDLHHRKGWKKSHNYGKQTRLWDKIFGTCHERIESREENVDYENPVRMPIF is encoded by the coding sequence ATGAGCGGTACACACCCCAATCCTAAGGATTCAATGAAGTCTACATGGCGTCGACTGGATCGCGCCGAGTGGAGCGTCTGGCACTGGTTCTTCGAGATCCTCGGCGTGCACCCCAGCAACCTCGACAAGGAGGTCCCCGTGCATCCAAAGACCGAGAAGGTTCCCTACATGAGATCATGGTCTCAGCACCTCTGGATCCTCTACCatgccctcctccccctcgccGTCCACCACGTCTACGTCTCCTACACCGGCCACAATTTCACCGCCGTGGGCGCCTTCATCCTCTACTCCGTCGCCTTCAAGCTGATCGCCATCCACCAACTCCAAGTCATGCGCCGCATGGGCCACGTCCTCGGTTTCCTAGACGGCGACCAGCACGGCCGTGACGGCGTCCCCGACGTCGGAGTAGCCAAGGTCGTCCGGTCCCTGCTATCGACATCAACCTTCCGACCCATCATGACGGTCTTCCTCAGCTACCGAGTCAGCCAAGCACCGGCCCAGATGAGCTGGGGCTGGCTACCACTCGAAATCGGACTATacggcatcatcatcgacttcTGGTTCTACTGGTACCACCGACTGATGCACGATGTGGGCAGTCTCTGGAAGTACCACCGGACGCACCACCTGACCAAGCACCCCAACCCACTCCTAACCCTGTACGCGGACACAGAGCAGGAGTTCTTCGACATCGCGGGCATCCCGCTGATGACATACTTCAGTATGAAGCTGATGGGAATGCCGATGGGGTTCTATGAGTGGTGGATCTGCCATCAGTATGTGATGTTCACGGAGTTGGCGGGCCACAGTGGATTGAGGATGCATGCGTCGCCGCCATCAACGCTGGATTGGTTGTTGAAGTTGATTGGGGCGGAGTTGGTGATTGAGGATCATGATTTGCATCATCGCAAGGGATGGAAAAAGAGTCATAATTATGGAAAGCAGACTAGGCTGTGGGATAAGATCTTTGGAACGTGTCATGAGCGGATTGAGAGTCGGGAGGAGAATGTGGATTATGAGAATCCGGTTAGGATGCCGATCTTTTAG
- a CDS encoding GMC family oxidoreductase (CAZy:AA3;~COG:E;~EggNog:ENOG410PJ5E;~InterPro:IPR012132,IPR036188,IPR000172,IPR007867;~PFAM:PF05199,PF00732;~SECRETED:SignalP(1-20);~go_function: GO:0016614 - oxidoreductase activity, acting on CH-OH group of donors [Evidence IEA];~go_function: GO:0050660 - flavin adenine dinucleotide binding [Evidence IEA];~go_process: GO:0055114 - oxidation-reduction process [Evidence IEA]), with protein MIRRVLLSLALQCMVTGTIANPDTLSHNYDERGLFGEPEFDYVVVGGGTGGNTIATRLAQKNFKVAVIEAGGSYELESVAEVPAADVLPVGSDPETAAAHDWGFVAENVPGANGRSIHYARGKCWGGSSAMNFMIYQRPTIESMEQWATAVNDSSYTFDQTLPFYKTSVKFTPPNTQIRAKNASAGYDASAYESTGGPLKVSYANYAMPFSTWMDLGMKAIGINETQDFNLGSLMGGQYCASTIDPSGEIRSSSEESFLANKPSTLTTYANTLAKKIIFNNQKQATGVQVKGSGGNIFTVKANREVIVSAGAFQSPQLLMVSGVGPQDQLEEHGIQVVANRPGVGQNMWDHPFFAPSYRVNVQTFTAIANDFLGIVGQFINMVGFGNGPLTNPISDYLAWEKIPAALRSAFSSQTTKQLASFPSDWPEAEVCVTFCMYASYYRQANAVQYISGAGYMGNVSNLLTNQPQDGYQYASMLAVLITPTSRGNITLRSADTDDLPVINPNWLATQSDQEVAIAMFKRVRAAFQSKAMAPVIIGKEYNPGLEVQSDEQILQWIKDNVMTLWHAACTCKMGTSDDEMAVVDSQARVYGVQGVRVVDASAFPFLPPGHPQSTVYMLAEKIANAIINGA; from the exons ATGATCCGTCGCGTTCTCTTGTCACTCGCTTTACAGTGCATGGTCACCGGGACCATTGCCAACCCGGACACTCTTTCGCACAACTATGACGAGCGCGGCCTGTTTGGTGAACCGGAATTCGATTACGTGGTCGTTGGTGGCGGTACAGGTGGAAACACTATTGCAACTCGACTGGCGCAGAAGAATTTCAAGGTGGCAGTGATCGAGGCTGGAGGATCATATGAACTCGAGTCGGTGGCCGAGGTGCCTGCTGCGGACGTGCTACCAGTTGGATCGGACCCAGAAACCGCTGCTGCTCACGACTGGGGATTCGTCGCAGAGAATGTTCCTGGTGCGAATGGCCGGTCCATTCACTATGCTCGGGGGAAATGCTGGGGTGGATC CTCCGCGATGAACTTTATGATTTATCAACG GCCAACCATCGAGTCCATGGAGCAATGGGCCACTGCCGTCAATGACAGCAGCTACACCTTCGACCAGACGCTGCCCTTCTACAAGACCAGCGTGAAATTCACTCCCCCCAACACTCAAATCCGGGCCAAGAATGCCAGCGCTGGCTATGATGCCAGCGCGTATGAATCCACTGGTGGTCCGCTGAAGGTGTCATACGCGAACTACGCAATGCCCTTCTCGACATGGATGGACCTTGGCATGAAAGCCATTGGCATTAACGAGACGCAGGACTTCAACCTTGGCTCTTTGATGGGCGGCCAGTACTGCGCATCGACCATTGACCCCAGCGGCGAGATCCGGAGTAGTTCCGAGGAGTCATTCCTTGCGAACAAACCGTCCACACTGACCACGTACGCAAACACCCTCGCCaagaagatcatcttcaacaaccaGAAACAGGCGACCGGCGTGCAGGTCAAGGGCTCCGGAGGTAATATTTTCACCGTCAAGGCGAACCGCGAAGTCATCGTCTCCGCGGGTGCCTTCCAGTCTCCCCAGCTGCTCATGGTGTCTGGAGTTGGTCCGCAAGACCAGCTCGAGGAACACGGCATTCAGGTTGTAGCTAACCGTCCAGGCGTGGGTCAGAACATGTGGGATCACCCGTTTTTTGCGCCTTCGTATCGTGTCAACGTGCAGACCTTCACCGCGATCGCCAATGACTTCCTAGGTATTGTCGGCCAGTTCATCAACATGGTCGGCTTCGGCAACGGCCCACTAACCAACCCTATCTCGGACTACCTTGCCTGGGAGAAGATCCCGGCGGCCCTGCGTAGTGCATTCAGCAGCCAGACTACCAAACAACTGGCTTCCTTCCCGAGTGATTGGCCTGAGGCGGAGGTATGTGTTACTTTTTGCATGTATGCATCATACTACAGACAAGCTAATGCAGTACAGTACATCTCCGGTGCCGGATACATGGGCAACGTGTCCAACCTTCTCACTAACCAGCCCCAAGACGGGTACCAGTACGCCTCCATGCTGGCGGTGCTCATCACCCCGACCTCCCGCGGCAACATTACGCTTCGCTCGGCTGACACCGATGACCTCCCCGTCATCAATCCCAACTGGCTCGCCACCCAATCCGACCAGGAGGTCGCCATCGCCATGTTCAAGCGTGTTCGCGCGGCCTTCCAAAGCAAGGCCATGGCGCCAGTCATCATTGGCAAGGAGTATAACCCCGGTCTGGAGGTACAGTCGGACGAGCAGATCCTCCAGTGGATCAAGGATAACGTCATGACGCTCTGGCATGCCGCCTGTACGTGCAAGATGGGCACGTCTGACGAtgagatggcggtggtggatagTCAGGCTAGGGTGTATGGAGTCCAGGGTGTGAGAGTCGTGGATGCGTCTGCATTCCCGTTTTTGCCGCCGGGACACCCTCAGTCTACCGTCT ATATGCTTGCGGAGAAGATCGCCAACGCAATTATCAACGGGGCATGA
- a CDS encoding uncharacterized protein (COG:S;~EggNog:ENOG410Q1NQ): protein MADQPPMGRDFIDAKNVDPVDHNDQTDPEDSASQPRFPGPGSSTTAPSTSKPHSNKLLNKLDPRYDSDVLESEQQEKEKVQRRGWD from the coding sequence ATGGCCGACCAACCTCCCATGGGCCGCGACTTCATCGACGCAAAGAACGTTGACCCCGTCGACCACAATGACCAGACCGATCCCGAAGACTCCGCTAGCCAGCCTCGTTTCCCGGGCCCCGGTTCGAGCACAACTGCCCCTTCCACCTCGAAGCCGCATTCAAACAAGTTGTTGAACAAGCTCGATCCGCGGTACGACAGTGATGTTTTGGAGTCGGAGcaacaggagaaggagaaagtgcagcggaggggttgggattAA
- a CDS encoding zinc-dependent alcohol dehydrogenase family protein (COG:Q;~EggNog:ENOG410PKZW;~InterPro:IPR013154,IPR013149,IPR036291,IPR011032, IPR020843;~PFAM:PF00107,PF08240,PF13602;~go_function: GO:0016491 - oxidoreductase activity [Evidence IEA];~go_process: GO:0055114 - oxidation-reduction process [Evidence IEA]), with protein sequence MSSTQPTHRRAVRRTDDYTPNTPKVNIITEPLPLPLSPTAVLIRVHAVALNYRDANIANGGNPWPVLPHGILGNDAAGEVIATGDKVKTLAVGDRAAPITDTEQITERATKRSWLAADEDGVMADYIVYDESVLCKLPTYLDWVQASMIPCAGVTAWSALKGMRIGQTVLVQGTGGVSMFALKLALAAGLRVILTSSSDTKLKAIKEKYSGSAILTVNYRNTPEWDEEVLKLTDGVGVDLVVENGGTGSLVKSMRCTRRGGVVSQVGYLGKQDPSELRELVPTLIDRRINLRGINAGSKIDMEDFCEALSASQTQLDDLIDKVFPFEQAEEAVEYVWQGRQVGKVVLRL encoded by the exons ATGTCCTCCacacaacccacccaccGTCGCGCCGTCCGCCGAACAGACGACTacacccccaacacccccaaagTGAACATCATAACAGAGccactccccctccccttatCCCCCACGGCAGTTCTCATCCGGGTCCACGCCGTGGCCCTCAACTACCGCGACGCAAACATCGCCAACGGCGGGAACCCATGGCCTGTTCTCCCCCACGGGATCCTGGGCAACGACGCCGCCGGAGAAGTCATAGCCACCGGGGACAAAGTGAAGACCCTGGCTGTTGGGGATCGCGCGGCGCCAATCACAGATACTGAGCAGATTACAGAGCGTGCGACGAAGCGGTCGTGGCTGGCTGCTGATGAAGACGGGGTGATGGCGGATTACATTGTTTATGATGAGAGTGTGCTGTGTAAACTTCCGACTTATTTGGATTGGGTGCAGGCGTCGATGATTCCTTGTGCGGGGGTTACGGCGTGGTCGGCGTTGAAGGGGATGAGGATAGGGCAGACGGTTTTGGTGCAGG GGACCGGGGGAGTTAGCATGTTTGCGCTAAAGTTGGCGCTCGCGGCTGGTCTGCGTGTGATTCTGACATCGTCGAGTGATACGAAGCTGAAGGCTATTAAGGAGAAGTATTCTGGTTCTGCTATCTTGACAGTTAATTATAGGAATACGCCGGagtgggatgaagaggtgTTGAAGCTTACTGATGGTGTCGGTGTGGACTTGGTGGTGGAGAATGGCGGAACGGGATCCCTTGTCAAAAGTATGCGATGTACTCGTCGTGGCGGGGTGGTCAGTCAGGTGGGATATCTTGGGAAGCAGGATCCGTCTGAGCTGCGAGAGCTGGTGCCAACTCTTATTGATCGGAGGATCAACCTTAG GGGCATTAACGCGGGCTCGAAGATTGATATGGAGGACTTTTGTGAGGCACTGTCGGCTTCGCAGACGCAGCTCGATGACCTTATTGATAAGGTGTTTCCGTTTGAGCAAGCGGAAGAGGCTGTTGAGTATGTTTGGCAGGGTAGGCAGGTTGGGAAGGTTGTGTTGCGTCTGTAG